In the Halobacteriovorax sp. GB3 genome, ATTTGACCAAGGTTAACTTCAGCATAGATAGTTTTAAAAGGTGCGTTAGAAAAACCTCTTTTAGGTAGTCTCATATAAAGTGGCATTGCTCCACCTTCGAAACCTGTTCTAACTCCACCACCAGCTCTTGCTTTTTGACCCTTATGACCTTTACCAGCCTGAGTCCCTTGTCCAGAACCTTGTCCACGACCGATTCTTTTGATGTTCTTGTGAGCACCCTTTGGGCTTTTTAAATTATTTAACGTAAGCATATGATCCTCTCAATTATTCCTTGATATCCAAAAGGTGAATAACTTTCTTGATCATTCCTCTAACTGCAGGAGTGTTCTCAAGAGTTTTACTAGACCCAGTCTTTCTAAGTCCAAGACCTTTAACAGTCGCCTTTTGCTTTTGGTTACAACTGATAGTACTTTTCTTAAGTGTTACTGTAATTTCTTTCTTAGCCATAATACTACCCTCTACTAACCTTTAATTCTAAGGCCCTTAGATTCTTTACCTCTAACGTTAGCAACTTGCTCAGCTGATCTTAAGTTTTTAAGAGCTGCGAAAGTAGCTTTAACGATATTATGAGGGTTATTTCCTCTAAGTGACTTTGTTAGAACGTTTCTAATTCCAGCAAGTTCCATAATTGAACGACATGCACCAGCAGCCTTAACCCCAGTACCTTCTCCAGCCGGCTTGAAAAGAATTCTACCAGCATCAAATTCACCAACAATTTGGTGTGGAATTGTACCGTTATCAAGTGGAACTTTTACCATATTTTTTTGAGCTGCTTGTGTAGCCTTTCTAATTGCTTCAGGAACTTCCTTAGCTTTACCAAGACCATAACCAACGCGACCCTTCTTATCACCAACGATCATTAATGCAGAGAAAGAAAATCTTCTACCACCCTTAACAACCTTAGCAACACGGTTAACCGCTACAACTCTTTCTTCAAAATCAGGATTAACAGCAGGAGCCTTTTTTCTTGGAGCTTGCTTCTTTCTTGGAGCTTTCTTCTCAGTAGCTTCTACTTTTGCTTCTTTTTTAGTTTCTTCTGTCATAACTACCTCTTAAATTTGAATCCCATTTTCTCTTGCAGCTTCAACAACAGCAGCTACAACACCGTGGTACTTGTAACCGTTTCTGTCAAATACAGCATTGTCAATTTTCGCAGACTTAAGCTTTTCAGCAAGAGTAGCTCCAACAACTTTTGCACCATCAACATTGTTTCCAGCTTTAACAGCATTCTTTCCATAAGTTTGAACAGAAAGTAATGTTTTAGAAGCATTATCATCGATAACTTGAACAGCAAGATGCTTATTAGATCTTGTTACTACAAGTCTTGGACGATCAGCAGTTCCATTAACTTTTTTTCTGAGAGAAAGCTTTCTTCTATAGCGTCTAGCTTCCGACTCTTTTCTAATTTTACCTAATTGTTTTCTCATCATTTTCTCCAACCCTAAGCTTTCGCTATCTTCAGGCAAGTTTAAATTTATTTACCGCCAGCTTTACCAGCTTTTCTAATAATTGTCTCATCAGAGTACTTAATACCTTTACCTTTGTATGGCTCAGGAGATCTGAATGATCTAATTTTTGCAGCAGCAAAACCTACTAGTTCCTTATCAGCACCTTCCAATTCGATCTCGTTTTTAACGACTTTCGCTGATACACCATTAGGTAGCTTGTACTCAATTGGGTGAGAGTAACCAAGGTTTAGGTTTAGTGTGTCACCACTAACAGCAGCCTTATAACCAACACCATTGAACTCTAAAGTTCTCTTGAATCCTGTAGTACAACCAACAATCATGTTGTTTACAAGAGTTCTAGCTGTTCCCCACATTGAGCGAGCAGGCTTAGAACCATCTACAGGAGTTACGATAACTTCTTTATCTTTAAGTTCAAATTTTACTAAATTATTAAATTCATACTCAAGTTGACCGTTTGGACCCTTAACAGAAACTTTTGTCCCGTCAATTTTCACTTCAACTTTTTCTGGTACTACAACCGGTTGTTTACCAATACGTGACATTGTGTACTCCTACCAAACGTTACAGAGGACTTCTCCTCCAACCTTTCTCTTTCTAGCTTCTCTATCAGAAATTACACCCTGAGATGTAGATAGAATAGCTGTTCCAAGACCAGAGATAACACGAGAAATGTCGTTATAACCTCTATATTGTCTAAGACCTGGCTTTGAAACTCTCTTAATTCCTACGATCGCATCTTCTTTAAGAAGTACTTTAATCGAAATATCATTTTGAGCTTTTGCAACAATTTTAAAAGATCTGATATAACCTTCATCTTTTAAAACTTTACAAATTCCAGCTTTAACTTTTGAAGCAGGAAATTCAACTCTATCATGTCCAGCATTGATAGCGTTTCTAACTCTTGTAAGCATATCTGCAATTGGATCTGTCATCATAGCTATATCCTCAACTTACCAGCTTGATTTAGTTACACCAGGAATCATACCTCTAAGAGCAAGCTCTCTGAATGCGATTCTTGATAGACCAAATTTTCTATAGTTACCACGTGGTCTTCCAGTAAGAACACATCTGTTTCTCACTCTGATTTTCGCAGAGTTTCTTGGAAGAGTCTGAAGCTTCATCATAGCTTCAAATCTTTCTTCTTCAGAAAGATTCACGTCTTTAATTTTATTTCTAAGCTCAGCTCTCTTAGCAGCGTACTTCTCTGCTAACTTCGCTCTCTTTTCGTTACTTGCTAATTTTGCTTTTCTAGCCATTACTAATCCCCTTAATTATTTACGGAAAGGCATTCCAAATTGACTAAGAAGCTCTCTACCTTCTTCGTTATTCTTTGCAGAAGTAACGATAGAGATACCCATACCTCTAACTTTATCAATTTGATCATAGTTAATCTCTGGGAAGATAATTTGCTCTTTTAGACCAAGAGTATAATTACCTCTTCCGTCAAAACCTTTATCAGAAACACCTCTAAAGTCACGTACACGTGGAAGAGTAATGTTTACAAGTCTGTCTAGGAATTCATACATCTTCTCGCCTCTTAGAGTAACGCTAGCACCTAAGGCCATACCTTCTCTAACTTTGAATGAAGCGATTGATTTTCTAGCTCTTGCTACAACTGGCTTTTGACCAGTGATCGCAGCTAGATCCTTAACAATAGACTCGACAACTTTAGCATTAGTTACCGCGTCTTTTGTACAGCAGTTAACAACAATTTTTTCCAGCTTAGGAATTTGGTGAACGTTTTTTAGTCCAAATTTTTCCTGAAGAGCTGGAGCAATTTTATTTTTATATTCAGTCTTTAATCTACTCATAAGTTTACCCTCAACCCGAAATTAATTAAGAACTGTTCCACAAGCAACGGCAACTCTTACGTTCTTTCCGTCTTTTGCTTCAATTCTAACTCTAGTAGCTTTCTTAGTCTTTGGACTAACAACTGCTACGTTACTGATATGGACAGGTCTTTCAACTTCGAAAATTCCACCTTGTGGATTTTCTTGAGTAGGTTTAACAGCTTTTTTAACTAGATTAACACCTTCTACAAGAACAGTGTTAGTTTTGAAGTTAAGCTTTTGAACCTTACCTGTTTTACCTTTGTCCTTCCCAGCGATAACTACTACATCATCATTTACTTTAATCTTTTGCATAATTACACCTTCTACCTTGGATTAAAGAACCTCTGGGGCTAGTGAACAAATCTTAGTAAAGCTTTTTGCTCTAAGTTCTCTAGCTACTGGTCCGAAAATACGCGTTCCAACTGGTTCATTGTTATTGTTAAGGATAACAACAGAGTTATTGTCGAAAGTAATGTAAGAACCATCTTCCCTTCTAATAGGATATGCAGTTCTAACAATAACAGCTTTCTTAACATCACCCTTTTTAATTTTCCCACCTGGAAGAGCTTGCTGCACAGCTACCACAATAATGTCGCCAAGTCCAGCAGTCATTCTCTTTGAACCACCGAGAACCTTGATACACTTAACCTCTTTCGCTCCGCTGTTGTCTGCAACATCGAGCTTTGTTTGCATCTGAATCATGGGTTACTCCAAAAAATATATAATATTACGCCCATCTTATAGGGCCTGTTTAAAAAATTTTCCTAAACTGTCTATTTAGTTAACACTAAATAGTTCCCACTTCTTAAGCTTTGAATACGGCTTAGACTCGATGATTGTTACTTTATCACCTTGTTTCGCAGTATTAGCTTCATCATGAGCGTGGTACTTCTTAGTTTTAGAAACGAACTTGTTGTAAATTGGATGCTTAAAACGTCTCTGAACTGAAACAACAACTGTTTTTTCATTGTTAGCAGAAACAACTACACCATTTAGCTTTCTCTTAAACTTCTTTTGTGCACTCATTACTTATCACCCTTAGCATTTTTCGCAGTTAAAAGACGAGCAATGTTCTTCTTAGCAATTTTGATAAGATGTGGCTTCTCAAGTCCAGAAGTTGATTTTTGCATTCTGTAATCGAAAAGTGCTTTTCTCATCTCAGCTGTTTTAGCGTCGATTTGCTTCGCATCCCAACCTTTAATGTCTTCAATTTTTAATCTTTGCATAGCTTCCTCGCAAATTTATCTTAATTCTCAGCTTCTCTTTTAATAATTCTTGTCTTAACTGGAAGCTTATACATAGCAAGCTTTAGAGCTTCCTTACTAAGTTCTGGATCAACGTGCTTGATTTCAAACATTACGCGTCCAGGCTTAACAACAGCTACCCAAGAATCAGGAGAACCTTTACCCTTACCCATACGTACTTCAGCTGGCTTCTTAGTAAGAACCTTATCTGGGAAGATTTTGATCCAAACGTTACCACCACGCTTAATTTTACGCGTCATAGCAATACGGGCTGCTTCAATTTGACGGTTTGTTATATACCCACATGACACAGCTTGTATAGCGAATTCTCCGAATGTGATAGTATTTCCACGATTCGCTTTACCTTTCATGCGGCCTTTTTGCTGTTTACGCCACTTTACTTTTTTTGGACTAAGCATTTTTAACCTCGGCTTTAATTAATTCGAGTATTTACACATCTCAATTCGTGTAAAACTTTTTATTTATAAATTTCACCTTTATAAACCCATACCTTAACCCCGATAACACCGTAAGTTGTATGAGCTTCCGCTGTACTGTAATCAATATCAGCTCTCAAAGTGTGAAGTGGAACCTTTCTTTCAGAGTATCCTTCCGCTCTTGCCATCTCAGCACCACCAAGACGTCCAGCAGTTCTAACTCTGATACCTTTAACACCAGCTCTAAAAGCTGACTGCATAACCTTTTTCATTGCTCTACGGAAAGCAACACGTTTCTCAAGTTGAGCCGCGATGTTTTCAGCGATAAGCTTAGATTCTGCATCAGGTCTTTTAACTTCAGCAATGTTGAAGATAAGAGTTCCCTTAGTTAGTTTCTTAAGATCATTTCTAATCTTTTCGATTCCTGCACCTTTTTTACCAATAGCTACACCAGGCTTTGCTGTATAAACAGTAACCTTAACTTGGTCAGACGTTCTTGCGATATCTGTGCTAGCAACTGCTGCATTCTTCATGTTCTCTTCAATGTATTTTCTAATTAGAAGATCTTCACTTAGAGTTTTTGCATAGTCGTTTTTCCCAGCATACCAGTTTGATTGCCAGCCCTTAATGTAACCTAGTCTAAATCCATAAGGATGTACTTTTTGTCCCATTATATTCCTTCCTATTACGCTTCTTTAAGTTCAACTGTTACGTGACTTGTTCTTTTTCTAACTCTGAAAGCACGCCCTTGAGCTCTAGGTTGAATCCTTTTGAGCGTTGGACCTTCATCAGCAAAAATTGTGCTAACTACTAGATTATCAATATCGTACTTTTCTGAATCAGCTGCAATAGCAAGTCCGCTGTTAATAAGCTTTGTAAGCATCAGAGCGATCTCTTTCTTCTCACAAAATCTTAAAGTCTTAAGAGCTTCAGAAGCTTTCTTGTTTCTAACAAGGTCGCATACCTGTCTTACTTTTCTTGGAGCGATTCCAACTCTTCTGTTTTTAACTTTAATGGCCATATGAGCCTCTCCTCAAAATATTATTAAACTTATCTCTTAGATTTCTTATCTGCACCGTGACCCCAGTAAGTTCTAGTCAGTGCAAATTCACCTAGTTTATGACCGATCATTTGGTCTGTTACGTATACAGGAATAAATTTTTTCCCGTTGTGTACAGCAAATGTAAGTCCGATAAATTCAGGAACAATTGTCGATCTTCTAGACCAAGTTTTAATAACTTTGTTCCCAGTATTTCCTTCCTCTTGTACCGCGATTGCTTTCTTTAGAAGGCTAACGTCTACGAAAGGTCCTTTCTTTAATGAACGTGACATATCTTCTTACCCCTACTTTCTACGCTTAACAATGAACTTATCAGTTCTCTTGTTCTTTCTAGTTTTGTAACCTTTAGTTGGTACACCCCATGGAGATACAGGATGTCTACCACCAGAAGTTCTCCCTTCACCACCACCATGTGGGTGATCAACAGGGTTCATAGCAACACCTCTAACAGTTGGTCTGAAACCAAGCATACGCTTACGACCAGCTTTACCGATGTTTCTCTTCTCGTGATCAAGGTTACCTACTTGGCCAATAGTTGCTCTACACTCAAGCTTAACTTTTCTAAGCTCTCCTGATGGCATTCTTAGAAGACATGAATCACCTTCTTTCGCCATAACTTGAACATATGCACCAGCTGAACGAGCAATCTGCCCACCAGCACCTGGGTGTAGTTCTACGTTATGTACAAGAGTACCAACTGGAATTTCCTTAAGAAGCTTTGAGTTTCCAACTTTAATATCGGCTTGAGCAGAAGAGATAACGGTGTCGCCAACCTTCAAGCCAAGTGGAGCAAGAATGTATCTTTTTTCACCATCAGCATAAGCTAATAGAGCAAGATTACATGTTCTGTTCGGATCGTAAGAAATACCCTGAACTTTTGCAGGAATTTCTAACTTGTTTCTTTTAAAGTCAATAATTCTGTATCTCTGCTTTACACCGCCACCTCTGTGACGAACTGTAATACGACCTGCATTGTTACGACCTGCTGTCGATTTTTTTGCAGAGATTAATTTCTTAACTGGTTTTACGCCTTTTGTAAGCTCATCACTATTAACAACTTGCATGTTTCTTAGTGATGGAGTTGTAGGCTTAAACTTTTTAATACCCATTTTTATCCTCTTCCGCTAAAACTGGTTCTTATACGCCACTGAAGAATTCAATCTTCTGACCTTCACTCAACTGAATATAAGCTTTTTTAAGCTTAGGTGTCTTAGAAACACCCTTACCAATTCTCTTAAGCTTTCCAGGAGTGATATT is a window encoding:
- the rpsS gene encoding 30S ribosomal protein S19, translated to MSRSLKKGPFVDVSLLKKAIAVQEEGNTGNKVIKTWSRRSTIVPEFIGLTFAVHNGKKFIPVYVTDQMIGHKLGEFALTRTYWGHGADKKSKR
- the rplX gene encoding 50S ribosomal protein L24 encodes the protein MQKIKVNDDVVVIAGKDKGKTGKVQKLNFKTNTVLVEGVNLVKKAVKPTQENPQGGIFEVERPVHISNVAVVSPKTKKATRVRIEAKDGKNVRVAVACGTVLN
- the rpsN gene encoding 30S ribosomal protein S14; this encodes MARKAKLASNEKRAKLAEKYAAKRAELRNKIKDVNLSEEERFEAMMKLQTLPRNSAKIRVRNRCVLTGRPRGNYRKFGLSRIAFRELALRGMIPGVTKSSW
- the rpmD gene encoding 50S ribosomal protein L30, whose product is MAKKEITVTLKKSTISCNQKQKATVKGLGLRKTGSSKTLENTPAVRGMIKKVIHLLDIKE
- the rplF gene encoding 50S ribosomal protein L6, which codes for MSRIGKQPVVVPEKVEVKIDGTKVSVKGPNGQLEYEFNNLVKFELKDKEVIVTPVDGSKPARSMWGTARTLVNNMIVGCTTGFKRTLEFNGVGYKAAVSGDTLNLNLGYSHPIEYKLPNGVSAKVVKNEIELEGADKELVGFAAAKIRSFRSPEPYKGKGIKYSDETIIRKAGKAGGK
- the rpsC gene encoding 30S ribosomal protein S3; protein product: MGQKVHPYGFRLGYIKGWQSNWYAGKNDYAKTLSEDLLIRKYIEENMKNAAVASTDIARTSDQVKVTVYTAKPGVAIGKKGAGIEKIRNDLKKLTKGTLIFNIAEVKRPDAESKLIAENIAAQLEKRVAFRRAMKKVMQSAFRAGVKGIRVRTAGRLGGAEMARAEGYSERKVPLHTLRADIDYSTAEAHTTYGVIGVKVWVYKGEIYK
- the rplN gene encoding 50S ribosomal protein L14; this translates as MIQMQTKLDVADNSGAKEVKCIKVLGGSKRMTAGLGDIIVVAVQQALPGGKIKKGDVKKAVIVRTAYPIRREDGSYITFDNNSVVILNNNNEPVGTRIFGPVARELRAKSFTKICSLAPEVL
- the rplR gene encoding 50S ribosomal protein L18, which codes for MMRKQLGKIRKESEARRYRRKLSLRKKVNGTADRPRLVVTRSNKHLAVQVIDDNASKTLLSVQTYGKNAVKAGNNVDGAKVVGATLAEKLKSAKIDNAVFDRNGYKYHGVVAAVVEAARENGIQI
- the rplO gene encoding 50S ribosomal protein L15, yielding MLTLNNLKSPKGAHKNIKRIGRGQGSGQGTQAGKGHKGQKARAGGGVRTGFEGGAMPLYMRLPKRGFSNAPFKTIYAEVNLGQIEAKFDGEEVTRESLVAKGLLKGISKRLPIKILGNGELTKALTFVNINKFSKSAEEAVSKAGGKIENK
- the rplV gene encoding 50S ribosomal protein L22; its protein translation is MAIKVKNRRVGIAPRKVRQVCDLVRNKKASEALKTLRFCEKKEIALMLTKLINSGLAIAADSEKYDIDNLVVSTIFADEGPTLKRIQPRAQGRAFRVRKRTSHVTVELKEA
- the rpsQ gene encoding 30S ribosomal protein S17; the protein is MSAQKKFKRKLNGVVVSANNEKTVVVSVQRRFKHPIYNKFVSKTKKYHAHDEANTAKQGDKVTIIESKPYSKLKKWELFSVN
- the rpsE gene encoding 30S ribosomal protein S5, translating into MTEETKKEAKVEATEKKAPRKKQAPRKKAPAVNPDFEERVVAVNRVAKVVKGGRRFSFSALMIVGDKKGRVGYGLGKAKEVPEAIRKATQAAQKNMVKVPLDNGTIPHQIVGEFDAGRILFKPAGEGTGVKAAGACRSIMELAGIRNVLTKSLRGNNPHNIVKATFAALKNLRSAEQVANVRGKESKGLRIKG
- the rplB gene encoding 50S ribosomal protein L2 codes for the protein MGIKKFKPTTPSLRNMQVVNSDELTKGVKPVKKLISAKKSTAGRNNAGRITVRHRGGGVKQRYRIIDFKRNKLEIPAKVQGISYDPNRTCNLALLAYADGEKRYILAPLGLKVGDTVISSAQADIKVGNSKLLKEIPVGTLVHNVELHPGAGGQIARSAGAYVQVMAKEGDSCLLRMPSGELRKVKLECRATIGQVGNLDHEKRNIGKAGRKRMLGFRPTVRGVAMNPVDHPHGGGEGRTSGGRHPVSPWGVPTKGYKTRKNKRTDKFIVKRRK
- the rplE gene encoding 50S ribosomal protein L5 gives rise to the protein MSRLKTEYKNKIAPALQEKFGLKNVHQIPKLEKIVVNCCTKDAVTNAKVVESIVKDLAAITGQKPVVARARKSIASFKVREGMALGASVTLRGEKMYEFLDRLVNITLPRVRDFRGVSDKGFDGRGNYTLGLKEQIIFPEINYDQIDKVRGMGISIVTSAKNNEEGRELLSQFGMPFRK
- the rpsH gene encoding 30S ribosomal protein S8, yielding MMTDPIADMLTRVRNAINAGHDRVEFPASKVKAGICKVLKDEGYIRSFKIVAKAQNDISIKVLLKEDAIVGIKRVSKPGLRQYRGYNDISRVISGLGTAILSTSQGVISDREARKRKVGGEVLCNVW
- the rpmC gene encoding 50S ribosomal protein L29; protein product: MQRLKIEDIKGWDAKQIDAKTAEMRKALFDYRMQKSTSGLEKPHLIKIAKKNIARLLTAKNAKGDK
- the rplP gene encoding 50S ribosomal protein L16; this encodes MLSPKKVKWRKQQKGRMKGKANRGNTITFGEFAIQAVSCGYITNRQIEAARIAMTRKIKRGGNVWIKIFPDKVLTKKPAEVRMGKGKGSPDSWVAVVKPGRVMFEIKHVDPELSKEALKLAMYKLPVKTRIIKREAEN